In Danaus plexippus chromosome 28, MEX_DaPlex, whole genome shotgun sequence, a genomic segment contains:
- the LOC116776167 gene encoding presequence protease, mitochondrial, producing the protein MYSRLHKLSGLQKSLIIAGQRNYAGGILKTKKNLSSLQPGKVYHGFMCCEVEPINEYNMTAYLLRHEKTQTEYLHLERDDTNNVFSVGFRTTPLDSMGTPHILEHTVLCGSEKYPVRDPFFKMLNRSLATFMNALTGPDYTFYPFSSQNEVDYRNLQKVYLDAVFKPNLSRLDFLQEGWRLEHSNLDDKSSNLVFKGVVYNEMKGAFSETSSLFGQKFINTILPQGTYGFVSGGDPLHIPELTHEHLKKFHATYYHPSNSRIYSYGSFPLEHNLKFLNETYLSKYEYLDPSATVVAPQERWKMLKRSNIPCRFDQYGGPIEKQNQIAMGMVMSDITDIYETFMLTALAELMIIGPNSAFYKSLIEKNISGGYNSLTGYDNQIRDTLFVVGLRDVEESKFDLVEKIANQTIQDIYEKGFEKDHIESVLHGFELSIKHQSPKFGLNMLFNLMPLWNHNGPILSALKVNNLLEQMKKNLKNPNYVKNVIEKYFIRNNHKLIMTMTPDPKFDDVFNNAEANLLRAKVSKLTSEQKESIYKDGLELSKAQKEIQNLDVLPCLKIDEITLNKTAPPLKHTISGTVPLQLCRANTNGVTYFKGVLGTECLNEQQRQFLPFFNYILDKFDTKSYNYRDFDKFVSKSTSGLSFLTHITEHIDQREQYEQGVILSSHCLDHNLPKMLDIWKEIFSKPNFSNSERMTMLLNNYASSLTSGIIDSGHTYAMQSARSLVSPVDECKECLLGIKHVMNMQEAQKQYKIENVQEIVDQIGKTILHGTNLRAAFHYSDDNVQSTIEQFCTDLCKDDQSDVNRINWTDCKAPKKQNRGVHIAMNIPVNFCSKVIPTVPYTDPDYPKLRVLSRFITSKYLHPIVREQNGAYGGGAMLTIDGIFNFYSYRDPNSRVTLDVFDDTTNWMSKNKDLVDDQNLFEAKLSILQQMDQPIAEYMRGIELFLYGLSYDIWQTQRERVLAVTKEDLVEVCQKYLKGDEWSGKCVIGNGANQQIKKDSENWDTINGPQD; encoded by the coding sequence atgtattcAAGACTTCACAAGCTGTCGGGCTTACAAAAAAGCCTCATTATAGCCGGCCAGAGAAATTACGCTGGAGGGATTCTGAAAACGAAGAAGAATCTGTCGAGCTTGCAACCAGGAAAGGTCTACCATGGATTTATGTGCTGTGAAGTGGAACCAATAAATGAATACAACATGACCGCGTACCTATTAAGACACGAGAAAACTCAGACTGAATACCTGCATTTAGAGAGAGACGacacaaataatgttttttctgTCGGTTTCCGTACAACTCCACTAGATTCTATGGGAACTCCACACATTTTGGAGCACACGGTGTTATGTGGCTCAGAAAAGTACCCAGTCAGAGATCCCTTCTTTAAAATGCTCAACAGATCTCTAGCTACATTCATGAATGCATTGACGGGTCCCGATTATACATTTTACCCGTTTTCATCCCAAAATGAAGTTGACTATAGGAATCTGCAGAAAGTATATCTAGATGCTGTGTTTAAACCTAATCTATCTAGATTAGACTTTCTACAAGAAGGTTGGAGGTTGGAACATTCTAATCTAGATGATAAATCTTCAAATTTAGTGTTCAAAGGTGTAGtgtataatgaaatgaaaggTGCATTCTCCGAGACAAGCTCACTGTTCGGCCAAAAGTTCATTAACACAATACTGCCGCAAGGCACATATGGCTTTGTGTCTGGCGGTGACCCTTTACACATTCCGGAACTAACCCAtgaacatttgaaaaaattcCATGCCACCTACTATCACCCGAGTAATTCCAGAATATACTCCTATGGTAGTTTTCCTTTGGAACATAATctaaaatttcttaatgaGACATATCTTAGTAAATATGAGTACCTTGATCCTAGTGCTACCGTTGTTGCACCACAGGAAAGGTGGAAAATGCTCAAACGATCAAATATCCCCTGCAGATTTGACCAGTATGGTGGTCCCATAGAAAAACAGAACCAAATAGCCATGGGTATGGTTATGTCTGACATAACAGACATATATGAGACATTCATGCTGACGGCACTAGCTGAATTAATGATTATAGGTCCAAATTCAGCTTTCTATAAAAGCCTAATCGAGAAAAACATTTCCGGTGGTTACAACTCCTTGACGGGCTATGACAATCAGATACGTGATACACTATTTGTGGTCGGCTTACGTGATGTGGAAGAGTCGAAGTTTGACCTGGTTGAGAAGATTGCAAATCAGACCATACAAGATATATATGAGAAAGGCTTTGAAAAGGACCATATCGAAAGTGTACTCCACGGTTTTGAGTTGTCTATAAAGCATCAGTCGCCCAAATTTGGCCTCAATATGCTTTTCAATCTGATGCCTCTATGGAATCACAACGGGCCGATATTAAGCGctcttaaagtaaataatctaCTGGAGCAAATGAAAAAGAATCTCAAGAATCCAAATTATGTGAAGAATGTCATTGAGAAGTACTTCATCAGGAACAACCATAAGCTGATAATGACTATGACACCGGATCCTAAATTTGATGACGTTTTCAACAACGCCGAGGCAAATCTATTAAGGGCCAAAGTCAGTAAATTGACATCAGAACAGAAAGAAAGCATTTATAAAGACGGTTTAGAACTTTCCAAAGCACAGAAAGAAATACAAAACCTCGATGTCCTGCCGTGTCTGAAAATTGATGAGATAACATTGAACAAAACAGCACCTCCCTTGAAACATACGATTTCTGGGACCGTACCCTTGCAATTATGTAGGGCTAACACCAATGGTGTGACGTATTTCAAGGGTGTCCTAGGCACTGAGTGCTTGAATGAGCAGCAGAGACAGTTTTTACCATTTTTCAACTACATTTTGGACAAATTCGACACCAAGTCATATAATTACAgggattttgataaatttgtcaGCAAGTCAACTTCAGGATTATCATTCCTGACTCATATAACTGAGCACATAGACCAGAGAGAGCAGTACGAACAGGGTGTTATATTGAGCAGTCACTGCTTGGACCACAATCTACCAAAAATGCTCGACATATGGAAAGAAATATTCAGCAAACCAAACTTTTCCAACAGCGAAAGAATGACTATGCTCTTAAATAACTACGCTTCATCATTGACAAGCGGTATCATAGACAGCGGTCACACATACGCCATGCAGAGCGCCCGGTCGCTGGTGTCTCCTGTGGACGAGTGTAAGGAATGTCTGTTAGGAATCAAGCACGTCATGAATATGCAAGAAGCCCAGAAACAGTACAAGATAGAAAACGTCCAGGAGATAGTTGATCAAATCGGCAAAACTATATTACACGGCACAAATCTACGGGCAGCGTTTCATTACTCTGATGATAATGTACAAAGCACTATTGAACAGTTCTGCACGGATTTGTGTAAAGACGATCAGTCGGATGTCAATAGGATAAATTGGACGGATTGCAAGGCACCGAAGAAACAGAATCGAGGGGTTCACATAGCCATGAACATTCCTGTAAATTTCTGCTCCAAGGTCATACCGACAGTACCATACACTGACCCCGATTACCCTAAACTGAGGGTATTATCCAGATTTATAACGTCGAAATACCTACATCCCATAGTCCGCGAACAAAACGGCGCTTACGGCGGCGGTGCAATGTTAACTATCGATGGGATATTCAATTTCTACTCATACAGAGACCCAAATTCAAGAGTCACTTTGGATGTGTTCGACGATACAACCAATTGGATGTCCAAAAATAAGGACTTGGTTGATGACCAGAATCTGTTTGAAGCTAAGCTGTCCATACTTCAACAAATGGATCAACCGATAGCTGAATATATGAGAGGAATTGAGCTGTTCCTGTACGGGCTGTCATATGATATTTGGCAGACACAAAGGGAACGAGTGCTAGCTGTCACCAAGGAAGATCTCGTAGAAGTCTGCCAGAAGTATCTGAAAGGAGACGAGTGGTCCGGGAAATGTGTGATTGGTAACGGTGCAAACCAGCAAATTAAAAAGGATAGTGAAAACTGGGACACAATTAATGGACCACAAGATTGA